From a region of the Gemmatimonadota bacterium genome:
- a CDS encoding isochorismate synthase has protein sequence MDERRLVTVAAPVSGARPGPFMRAAAGEARGFAARGNEWVACAGIAAVLKIEGGEDDRFRKAKAMAERLVPVRELHLAGSGSNGPKPVPARFYGGFTFRAAGEVAGSGDGRECWDGFPDALFHLPRYELEGDGAGALLKVNELTEGKVTRAVTDRMFEAAKAYSDRLVGPFGLERAGSGADPAPARLCGTRFPAWRSGVESVLRRVRSGQVRKVVLARTLDVRGERVVDPVDVVDRLWHVGDESHIFLIEPKAGVALVGAAPETVAAVRRESFHATAVAGSVGRGRTADEDASLGRTLLASAKDRGEQRMVVRDMVARLRSLCREVDFDPEPHVLRLANLQHLETRIRARVPRGTGVLDLLGSLHPTPAVCGVPRQAAEAALEAEEPFYRGWYAGPVGWFDTAGNGSFVPALRTGVTNSGGWRLFAGAGIVAGSDADSEWRETSLKFTPMLRALAAGGLDLPSTASEAGF, from the coding sequence ATGGACGAGCGTCGGCTGGTCACGGTCGCGGCACCTGTATCCGGAGCGCGTCCGGGTCCATTCATGCGCGCGGCGGCGGGAGAAGCTCGCGGATTCGCGGCCCGGGGAAACGAGTGGGTGGCGTGTGCAGGTATCGCCGCGGTCCTGAAGATCGAAGGCGGCGAAGACGACCGTTTCCGGAAGGCGAAGGCGATGGCCGAGCGTCTGGTTCCCGTTCGCGAACTCCATCTGGCCGGCTCGGGGTCGAACGGCCCCAAACCCGTGCCCGCTCGCTTCTACGGCGGCTTCACCTTCAGAGCGGCGGGCGAGGTCGCGGGCTCCGGCGACGGAAGGGAATGTTGGGACGGCTTCCCCGACGCCCTCTTCCACCTGCCGCGCTACGAGCTGGAGGGGGATGGCGCGGGAGCTCTCCTGAAGGTCAACGAGCTGACCGAGGGAAAGGTGACCCGGGCTGTCACGGATCGCATGTTCGAGGCGGCGAAGGCTTACTCGGACCGCCTGGTCGGGCCGTTCGGTCTGGAACGCGCGGGCTCCGGGGCGGACCCGGCGCCCGCCCGGCTCTGCGGGACCCGGTTTCCCGCATGGAGGAGCGGAGTCGAGAGCGTTCTCCGGCGGGTGCGCTCCGGCCAGGTGCGCAAGGTGGTGCTGGCCCGCACCCTCGATGTCCGAGGCGAGCGGGTCGTGGATCCGGTCGATGTCGTCGACCGGCTCTGGCACGTGGGAGACGAGAGCCACATCTTCCTCATCGAACCGAAAGCGGGTGTCGCGCTGGTGGGAGCGGCGCCGGAAACGGTCGCCGCGGTCCGCCGCGAATCATTCCATGCGACTGCGGTCGCCGGCTCCGTCGGGCGCGGGAGGACGGCTGACGAGGACGCGTCGCTGGGCCGGACGCTTCTCGCCAGCGCCAAGGACAGGGGTGAGCAGCGAATGGTCGTGCGAGACATGGTCGCCCGGCTGCGGAGCCTCTGCCGCGAGGTGGACTTCGACCCGGAGCCGCACGTGCTTCGTCTCGCCAACCTGCAACACCTCGAAACGCGCATACGGGCGCGGGTGCCCAGGGGCACAGGCGTGCTCGACCTCCTGGGCTCTCTCCACCCCACGCCGGCCGTCTGCGGGGTCCCCCGACAGGCGGCGGAAGCCGCGCTGGAGGCTGAAGAGCCTTTTTATCGCGGATGGTATGCGGGTCCGGTGGGCTGGTTCGACACGGCCGGGAACGGCTCCTTCGTGCCCGCGTTGCGCACCGGAGTGACTAACTCCGGCGGGTGGCGGCTCTTCGCGGGGGCCGGGATAGTCGCGGGTTCCGACGCCGACTCCGAGTGGCGGGAGACGAGCCTGAAGTTCACTCCCATGCTCCGGGCACTTGCCGCAGGCGGACTCGATCTGCCTTCGACGGCGTCGGAGGCCGGATTTTGA
- the menD gene encoding 2-succinyl-5-enolpyruvyl-6-hydroxy-3-cyclohexene-1-carboxylic-acid synthase: protein MSADGGRAATTLWARSFVTALADAGLRELALAPGSRSTPLVMAFAREERIRCRVHLDERSCGFFALGVGKASRTPAAVLTTSGTAVANLYPAIVEAAKAEVPLIALTADRPHHLRDSDANQAIDQIRPFGRYPLASWEAAPPGSDPAALRHLRALAHRAVAEAKGAPAGPVHVNFPFDKPLEPAEEADPRRGVETVLSGPPPLRVERGRRALSSETLTELREMVEARARGVIIAGPASDPKRLGPRLRAFARSSGYPLLADPLSGGRYGGDAAQAVAAYDLFLRDPQVAASLEPEIVIRVGPSPTSSALLDWIDRHRDVHQVVIDGGASWKDHLASASHYLVADPAGVLAELAVSGGEPKNRARTDPSWREAWFTAETAARSALAENRSEPHEGYIAAQLVDAMPTGSSLVVSSSMPVRDLDAFGGARSEPLAVYGNRGASGIDGVVSTAFGVSAATVGPTLCLIGDVAFLHDRNGLLWSGDGIPVIFVLADNDGCGIFHALPIADREPEFTRFFATPHGSDLSDAGATHGAATTTVEIAEVGRAAAEALEAGKTTIVRVKLDRSRDHRLRGDSAKAVSQRVTAALAACRLRPPKTT from the coding sequence TTGAGCGCCGACGGCGGGCGGGCCGCGACAACCCTGTGGGCAAGAAGCTTCGTGACCGCGCTCGCGGATGCCGGACTCCGGGAACTGGCGCTGGCTCCGGGCTCCCGCTCGACCCCGCTGGTAATGGCCTTCGCCCGGGAGGAACGCATCCGTTGCCGGGTCCATCTGGACGAGCGCTCGTGCGGCTTCTTCGCCCTCGGAGTGGGGAAGGCGAGTCGGACCCCGGCTGCGGTTCTGACCACATCGGGCACGGCGGTCGCCAACCTCTATCCGGCCATCGTCGAGGCCGCGAAAGCGGAGGTTCCCCTCATCGCGCTGACGGCGGACCGGCCGCACCACCTGCGGGACTCCGACGCGAACCAGGCGATCGACCAGATCCGTCCTTTCGGCCGCTATCCGCTCGCTTCCTGGGAGGCGGCTCCTCCCGGGTCCGATCCGGCTGCGCTCCGTCACCTCCGGGCGCTGGCGCATCGGGCGGTCGCGGAGGCGAAGGGTGCGCCCGCAGGACCGGTGCACGTGAACTTCCCCTTCGACAAGCCGCTCGAACCTGCGGAGGAAGCCGACCCGAGGCGGGGTGTGGAGACCGTATTGTCCGGTCCGCCGCCGCTGCGGGTCGAGCGCGGGCGCCGCGCCCTCTCGTCCGAAACGCTGACCGAGCTTCGGGAAATGGTCGAGGCTCGAGCCCGAGGCGTGATCATCGCCGGTCCCGCTTCCGATCCCAAACGCCTGGGACCTCGTCTGCGCGCCTTCGCCCGGTCGAGCGGCTACCCGCTTCTGGCGGATCCTCTCTCCGGCGGACGTTACGGCGGAGATGCCGCCCAAGCCGTCGCCGCCTACGATCTCTTCCTCCGCGATCCCCAAGTTGCGGCGTCGCTCGAGCCGGAGATCGTCATCCGTGTCGGGCCCTCCCCCACATCCTCGGCGCTTCTGGACTGGATCGATCGCCACCGGGACGTCCATCAGGTCGTGATCGACGGGGGAGCGAGCTGGAAGGACCACCTCGCCAGCGCGAGCCACTACCTCGTGGCGGACCCGGCGGGCGTGCTCGCCGAACTGGCCGTAAGCGGTGGCGAACCGAAGAACCGCGCGAGGACGGACCCCTCCTGGCGGGAAGCCTGGTTCACTGCGGAGACCGCCGCGCGTTCGGCGCTCGCAGAGAACCGGTCCGAGCCTCACGAGGGCTACATCGCAGCCCAGCTCGTCGATGCAATGCCCACGGGATCGAGCCTGGTCGTGTCGAGTTCCATGCCGGTGCGCGATCTCGACGCGTTCGGCGGTGCGCGTTCGGAGCCGCTTGCGGTCTACGGAAATCGGGGCGCCAGCGGTATCGATGGAGTGGTCTCGACCGCCTTCGGGGTGAGCGCCGCGACGGTCGGACCGACCCTCTGCCTGATCGGAGACGTGGCGTTCCTGCACGACCGGAACGGTCTACTGTGGAGCGGAGACGGTATCCCGGTGATCTTCGTACTTGCCGACAACGACGGATGCGGGATATTTCACGCGCTGCCCATAGCCGACCGCGAGCCCGAGTTCACGCGTTTCTTCGCCACTCCTCACGGGAGCGATCTTTCCGATGCGGGGGCGACGCACGGGGCCGCGACCACAACCGTCGAAATCGCCGAGGTCGGCCGGGCCGCAGCCGAAGCACTCGAGGCGGGGAAGACGACCATCGTCAGGGTGAAGCTCGATAGGAGCCGGGATCACCGGTTGCGAGGAGATTCTGCGAAAGCGGTCTCGCAAAGAGTCACCGCCGCGCTGGCGGCCTGCCGTCTCCGGCCGCCGAAGACAACTTAG
- a CDS encoding Ig-like domain-containing protein, whose translation MTTRTISRTAAPLLAFAATLHGAEVAPQAPESDVWLVPYATGPDGSLEFGDPVNVTQRPGYDNQPHFTRDGRSFWYTIYDGHTMQSDIWRYDIGPETVAQIVASNPESEYSATPLPDGSGISVVRVEADSTQRLWRFDMRGYGGEVLLPGVAPVGYHVWVDESTVALFVLGSPPTLQMADLAEGTSRVVASNIGRSLQRIPGSGLVSFVQVADDGSRAVSTLDPVDGAVKHLAPTLEGGGDDHAWTPDGRLLQGRGGELHVWDEGVRSWTQVADFGTGGPRNITRIAVSPMGDAITVVDVLTMPGSGLADESDEGAEDPDEGVPTLRAEPPAVELRAGESAPISVRAVDARGNEVEGMAVRIVAPRAAGTVEDGMIRATAPGNWVIVASAVPPAPGVNPEATPMPEPVRIPLTVLRSRARSITLSTPFAPYVGTEVRLGATVELEDGSMHPEAELAWRSSNEAVAEVDAFGTVTAVTPGTAEIGAELDGVQGALSVEVQAFPGVELTLEGAPEEVIRTGDVVHFAATVRDAQGDEVEDARVALTHSYRAPEQLPGASAAAQMRGSSFVADLPGIHTVRAQAGPLTASASFRVAERDVVEELAVVGRVGESRYRTTDIWVFEGVDGRDYAITGSKLSGGYAFFHDVTDPAGMVKYDSILVDARTVNDVKASPDGRYAVLSREGATNRRDGLVIIDMAQPQEPRIAAFYDEGITGGVHNIFATDRYLYALAGGDKYVIIDMADIYEPRYVSEYNHPDSRLHDVWVHDGLAYSSEWQTGVVVVDVGNGRWGGSPENPVPVTTFPTPSGATHAAFPYFQESTGKTYLFLGDEIMSRQGLAWAGYPRSMGSYSQRYDPESGSGGIPLATRGYIQIVDFTDPENPEMVARYEVPEFGTHNMWVEDDRLYQAYYEGGVRVVDVSGELMGNLYTQGREIAVFKSASPAGYTANSTMVWGTMPHKGHLFFSDTNSGLWSVRLVPKRRPVS comes from the coding sequence ATGACGACGAGAACGATTTCGAGAACGGCCGCGCCTCTTCTGGCCTTCGCCGCAACCCTTCACGGCGCCGAAGTCGCCCCGCAGGCGCCTGAGAGCGATGTCTGGCTCGTGCCCTATGCCACGGGTCCCGACGGCTCTTTGGAATTCGGAGATCCGGTCAACGTCACTCAGCGTCCCGGCTACGACAATCAGCCGCACTTCACCCGGGACGGTCGGTCGTTCTGGTACACCATCTACGATGGACACACCATGCAGTCCGACATCTGGCGCTACGACATCGGCCCGGAAACCGTCGCGCAGATCGTGGCCAGCAACCCGGAGAGCGAGTACTCGGCGACTCCGCTTCCAGACGGTTCCGGCATCTCGGTGGTGAGAGTGGAGGCCGACTCCACGCAACGTCTCTGGCGCTTCGACATGCGCGGCTACGGCGGAGAGGTTCTGCTGCCGGGGGTCGCCCCGGTGGGTTACCACGTCTGGGTCGACGAGAGCACCGTGGCGCTCTTCGTACTCGGCAGCCCGCCCACCTTGCAAATGGCGGACCTCGCCGAAGGCACGTCCCGCGTGGTAGCGTCGAACATCGGTCGGTCCCTCCAGCGGATACCCGGGTCCGGCCTGGTCAGCTTCGTGCAAGTGGCCGACGACGGGAGCCGGGCCGTCTCGACTCTCGATCCGGTCGACGGCGCGGTCAAGCACCTGGCGCCGACGCTGGAGGGCGGGGGCGACGACCACGCATGGACCCCGGACGGCCGCCTGCTGCAAGGGCGGGGAGGCGAGCTCCATGTCTGGGACGAAGGCGTTCGCAGTTGGACCCAGGTGGCCGACTTCGGGACCGGCGGACCTCGCAACATCACCAGGATCGCGGTGAGCCCGATGGGAGACGCGATCACCGTGGTCGACGTCCTGACCATGCCTGGATCGGGGCTGGCGGACGAGTCGGACGAAGGGGCGGAAGATCCGGACGAGGGCGTGCCGACGCTGAGGGCCGAGCCCCCGGCCGTCGAACTTCGTGCGGGCGAGTCCGCCCCCATCTCGGTGCGCGCCGTCGATGCCCGAGGCAACGAGGTGGAGGGGATGGCGGTGCGGATCGTCGCGCCGCGAGCAGCCGGGACCGTCGAGGACGGTATGATTCGCGCGACCGCGCCGGGAAACTGGGTTATTGTCGCAAGCGCCGTTCCACCAGCCCCGGGCGTCAACCCCGAGGCGACCCCCATGCCCGAGCCCGTGCGCATCCCGCTGACCGTCCTGCGTTCTCGGGCACGGTCGATCACGCTTTCGACTCCCTTCGCTCCTTACGTCGGTACGGAAGTGAGGCTGGGGGCGACGGTCGAGCTCGAGGACGGAAGCATGCATCCCGAAGCGGAGCTGGCGTGGCGGAGCTCGAACGAAGCGGTCGCCGAGGTCGACGCCTTCGGCACGGTGACGGCGGTCACGCCCGGCACTGCGGAGATCGGCGCCGAGCTCGACGGCGTGCAAGGCGCCCTGTCGGTGGAGGTGCAGGCGTTTCCGGGAGTCGAACTGACGCTCGAAGGCGCTCCCGAAGAGGTGATCCGCACCGGTGACGTCGTCCATTTCGCCGCTACGGTGAGGGACGCCCAGGGCGACGAGGTCGAAGACGCGCGAGTGGCGCTCACCCATTCGTACCGCGCACCGGAGCAACTGCCGGGAGCTTCGGCCGCCGCCCAGATGCGCGGCTCCAGCTTCGTGGCCGACCTGCCGGGCATCCACACGGTGCGGGCTCAAGCGGGTCCGCTCACGGCCAGCGCTTCGTTCCGGGTCGCCGAACGCGATGTGGTGGAGGAGCTTGCCGTCGTCGGGCGGGTCGGGGAGAGCCGCTACCGGACCACGGACATCTGGGTTTTCGAAGGGGTGGACGGACGCGACTACGCCATCACCGGCTCCAAGCTCTCCGGCGGCTACGCCTTCTTCCACGACGTCACCGACCCGGCCGGGATGGTCAAGTACGACTCGATCCTCGTGGACGCCCGCACGGTGAACGACGTCAAGGCGTCGCCCGACGGACGTTACGCCGTCCTCTCGCGGGAAGGGGCGACCAATCGCCGCGACGGCCTGGTCATCATCGACATGGCCCAGCCGCAGGAGCCCCGCATCGCCGCGTTCTACGACGAGGGCATCACCGGAGGCGTGCACAACATCTTCGCAACCGACCGCTACCTCTACGCGCTCGCGGGAGGAGACAAGTACGTCATCATCGACATGGCCGACATCTACGAGCCCCGGTACGTGAGCGAATACAACCACCCCGACTCGCGGCTCCACGACGTCTGGGTTCATGACGGTCTCGCCTACTCCTCGGAATGGCAGACCGGAGTGGTGGTCGTCGATGTCGGGAACGGACGCTGGGGCGGTTCTCCCGAGAACCCGGTTCCGGTCACCACCTTCCCGACTCCGTCCGGAGCGACTCACGCCGCCTTCCCCTATTTTCAGGAGTCCACCGGCAAGACCTACCTCTTTCTCGGTGACGAGATCATGAGCCGTCAGGGTCTGGCATGGGCCGGCTATCCCCGTTCCATGGGCTCCTACTCGCAACGCTACGACCCCGAGAGCGGTAGCGGCGGCATTCCGCTGGCGACCCGCGGCTACATCCAGATAGTCGATTTCACCGACCCCGAAAATCCGGAGATGGTCGCTCGCTACGAGGTCCCCGAGTTCGGGACCCACAACATGTGGGTGGAGGACGACCGGCTCTACCAGGCCTACTACGAAGGCGGGGTGAGAGTTGTGGACGTCAGCGGCGAGCTCATGGGCAACCTTTACACGCAGGGCCGCGAGATTGCCGTGTTCAAATCGGCCTCGCCCGCCGGCTACACGGCCAACTCCACCATGGTGTGGGGCACCATGCCGCACAAGGGCCATCTCTTCTTCTCGGACACCAACTCGGGACTCTGGTCGGTCCGGTTGGTGCCGAAGAGGCGACCGGTGAGCTAG
- a CDS encoding phosphatidylserine/phosphatidylglycerophosphate/cardiolipin synthase family protein, giving the protein MTGGGSPVGPGELGAARSNPQVLVDSDVIWSAVKRDLSRARRRALVQTYAFDGDGVGESLASVLASSTARDRRLLVDSYSRVNQSDRWLVTPGSLFDTRARAEARNRRRLMRELAAEGVGVRLGRPFGFLGRRFFDRDHKKLVLFDDHVVYLGGLNFTEHNFRWHEVMIRYEDEELAAFLRDDFESSWRGDSVPAVRDFPHIDTEIHLLAGPGNREAMIPIIRLMEEAEKSIDVISPYVSPPFTDHLSAAARRGVHVRVVTPGHNNKGYLQDYLLAEAAGLGLDVRLYEPGMLHLKFMLIDGRVLVGGSSNFDLMSYHGFLAEQISVIRHPEVVDAFRRLVLEPDLEASNAYRPAVRRTRLSAPANWIRGLPVRAGCALAAMIRPR; this is encoded by the coding sequence TTGACCGGTGGCGGCTCGCCGGTCGGTCCCGGCGAACTCGGGGCGGCACGGTCGAATCCGCAGGTTCTCGTCGACTCGGACGTCATATGGAGCGCGGTCAAGCGCGACCTGAGTCGAGCCCGGCGAAGGGCGCTGGTGCAGACCTACGCCTTCGACGGAGACGGCGTGGGCGAAAGTCTCGCATCGGTCCTTGCCAGCTCGACCGCTCGGGACAGGCGCCTTCTGGTCGATTCATACTCGAGGGTCAACCAGAGCGATCGCTGGCTGGTCACCCCCGGGTCCCTCTTCGACACCCGCGCTAGGGCGGAGGCGCGGAACCGGCGCCGGCTCATGCGCGAGCTCGCCGCTGAGGGCGTCGGAGTTCGGCTCGGTCGTCCGTTCGGATTTCTCGGCCGCCGCTTCTTTGATCGCGACCACAAGAAGCTCGTGCTCTTCGACGATCACGTCGTCTACCTGGGAGGGCTCAACTTCACCGAACACAACTTCAGGTGGCACGAAGTAATGATTCGCTACGAGGACGAGGAGCTCGCCGCCTTCCTGCGCGACGACTTCGAGAGTTCGTGGCGAGGCGATTCCGTCCCCGCCGTCCGCGACTTCCCTCACATCGACACCGAGATCCATTTGCTGGCCGGCCCGGGCAACCGCGAGGCGATGATCCCCATTATCCGTCTCATGGAGGAGGCCGAAAAGAGCATCGACGTCATCTCGCCTTACGTGAGCCCGCCCTTCACAGACCATCTCTCCGCGGCCGCGAGGCGGGGCGTGCACGTGCGGGTGGTTACTCCCGGCCACAACAACAAGGGGTACCTGCAGGACTATCTTCTGGCCGAGGCGGCCGGTCTGGGGCTCGACGTGCGACTCTACGAGCCGGGCATGCTGCACCTGAAATTCATGCTGATCGACGGGCGGGTCCTGGTCGGCGGTTCGTCGAACTTCGATCTGATGAGCTACCACGGATTTCTGGCGGAGCAGATCTCCGTAATTCGTCATCCCGAAGTGGTCGACGCCTTCCGCCGTCTGGTGCTCGAACCCGACCTGGAGGCTTCCAACGCGTATCGACCGGCGGTGCGGCGCACCCGTCTGAGCGCTCCGGCCAACTGGATTCGGGGTCTTCCCGTGCGGGCCGGCTGCGCCCTGGCCGCGATGATTCGACCCCGATAG
- a CDS encoding type II toxin-antitoxin system HipA family toxin, whose amino-acid sequence MNGEVRVRVGIWGRDVGMLREGAEGRITFEYDRAFVASGIEISPIHLPTARGGPASFPELARKPAFRGLPGVFADALPDQFGNAVIRRYFEQQGRASDAMSPLQRLLYVGDRAMGALEFRPPLDRGPDTDEALEVRELVDQARRVIEGDVSVAVPEIMQVGGSAGGARPKALILWDRGANRVRSGFASAQLREESWLIKFDGVTHDPGAKDMRAGGRPGPWGRIEYAYSIMARNAGIDMPETYLLRDGNLAHFMVRRFDRTSDSASGNLRRLHFHSLGGLQHVDFNDQYVFSYEGWFDTIRAIGLGQNSVNEAFRRMVFTVATVNCDDHVKNFGFLMNPSGRWRLAPAYDVTYAENEGWTRWHQLSVNRKFREITLRDLLEVGDIFDVPQGGRLIVEEVTEAVAGWEREARAADVPAVMVRQIGGRLREVAERL is encoded by the coding sequence ATGAATGGTGAGGTGAGAGTCCGAGTGGGCATCTGGGGGCGCGACGTCGGGATGCTCCGGGAGGGAGCGGAAGGGCGGATCACTTTCGAATACGACCGCGCCTTCGTGGCGTCCGGCATCGAAATCTCACCCATACACCTGCCCACGGCTCGCGGTGGACCCGCCTCGTTCCCGGAGCTGGCACGCAAGCCGGCCTTTCGCGGGCTTCCGGGGGTCTTCGCCGACGCCCTGCCGGACCAATTCGGCAACGCCGTCATCCGTCGCTATTTCGAGCAGCAAGGACGGGCGAGCGACGCCATGTCTCCCCTGCAACGGCTCCTGTACGTCGGCGACCGCGCTATGGGCGCTCTCGAGTTCCGTCCTCCCCTGGATCGCGGCCCAGACACCGATGAGGCATTGGAGGTTAGGGAACTGGTCGACCAGGCCCGTCGCGTGATCGAGGGAGACGTGTCCGTTGCCGTACCGGAAATCATGCAGGTAGGCGGCAGTGCGGGCGGAGCCCGGCCGAAGGCGCTCATCCTGTGGGATCGCGGGGCCAACCGGGTACGATCGGGATTTGCGAGCGCCCAGCTCCGCGAGGAGTCGTGGCTGATCAAGTTCGACGGGGTGACGCACGACCCGGGAGCAAAGGACATGCGCGCCGGCGGTCGCCCAGGGCCTTGGGGACGAATCGAATACGCATACTCCATCATGGCGAGGAACGCGGGAATCGACATGCCCGAGACCTACCTTCTCCGTGACGGAAACCTCGCACATTTCATGGTCCGGCGTTTCGATCGCACATCGGACTCGGCCTCCGGAAACCTTCGGCGGCTCCATTTCCACAGCCTGGGTGGGCTCCAGCATGTCGACTTCAACGACCAGTACGTCTTCAGCTACGAAGGATGGTTCGACACCATTCGCGCTATTGGGCTCGGCCAGAACTCTGTGAACGAGGCGTTTCGGCGCATGGTCTTCACCGTAGCCACCGTCAATTGCGACGACCACGTCAAGAACTTCGGCTTCCTGATGAACCCGTCGGGCAGGTGGCGTCTGGCGCCGGCGTACGACGTGACCTACGCCGAGAACGAAGGGTGGACCCGCTGGCATCAGCTTTCGGTGAACCGTAAATTCCGCGAGATCACCCTCCGTGATCTGCTCGAAGTGGGCGATATCTTCGACGTTCCGCAGGGTGGTCGGCTGATTGTTGAAGAGGTGACGGAGGCGGTGGCGGGGTGGGAGCGGGAGGCTCGAGCCGCCGACGTGCCTGCGGTGATGGTGCGTCAGATAGGTGGAAGGCTGCGCGAGGTGGCGGAGCGGCTGTGA
- a CDS encoding helix-turn-helix transcriptional regulator, giving the protein MRAIVATSRTPDVLRELGARLKALRLQQNRRVSDLAAASGVSQRTINRLEAGSSVGTDNLVRVMRALGRLQAFEVFVPVPEVSPYDVERLRGKVRRRASRSRDEW; this is encoded by the coding sequence ATGAGAGCCATCGTCGCCACCAGCCGGACCCCGGACGTGCTTAGGGAATTGGGTGCGCGGCTGAAAGCGCTTCGCCTCCAGCAGAACCGACGGGTGAGCGACCTCGCGGCCGCCTCCGGGGTGAGTCAGCGCACGATCAATCGGCTCGAGGCGGGAAGCAGCGTCGGGACGGACAACCTGGTACGGGTCATGCGCGCGTTGGGGCGGTTGCAGGCCTTCGAGGTGTTCGTCCCCGTACCCGAGGTGTCGCCGTACGACGTCGAGAGACTGAGGGGAAAGGTGAGGCGCCGTGCGTCACGGAGCCGAGATGAATGGTGA
- a CDS encoding type II toxin-antitoxin system VapC family toxin: MRRFLLDTNIILGITRGASWARRASNQFGFGRREVVCATSVVCVGEIRALAEKSGWGSKRRIRLESLLEKFLVLPIKNHEILTAYALIDAWTSGKPVEAPLGTPPLRPARKMGKNDLWIAATAHVTRAALLSTDRDFEHLGDVWFVYHFVDQAEEPT, encoded by the coding sequence GTGCGACGTTTCCTGCTTGACACGAACATTATCCTTGGCATCACGAGGGGAGCCTCGTGGGCCCGGAGGGCGAGCAACCAATTCGGATTTGGCAGGCGGGAAGTAGTGTGTGCCACTTCGGTCGTGTGCGTGGGCGAGATCCGGGCGCTTGCTGAGAAGTCGGGGTGGGGCAGTAAACGGAGAATCCGGCTGGAGAGTCTTCTCGAGAAATTCCTTGTGCTGCCAATTAAGAATCACGAGATTCTGACTGCATACGCTCTGATTGACGCCTGGACATCCGGGAAGCCGGTTGAAGCTCCTTTGGGGACACCTCCTCTCAGACCAGCTAGGAAAATGGGGAAGAACGACTTGTGGATCGCGGCGACGGCGCACGTGACGAGGGCCGCTCTGTTGTCGACCGACCGCGACTTCGAGCACCTGGGTGACGTATGGTTCGTGTATCATTTCGTAGATCAGGCGGAAGAGCCGACTTGA